A single window of Paenibacillus sp. FSL H8-0537 DNA harbors:
- a CDS encoding amidohydrolase produces MLTSVYTLEKLQHLYPEMVQWRRYLHQHPELSFQEEKTSRWIAGKLAEFGCEFEEGVGGYGIVVTIKGEQPGPVVALRADIDALPIQDEKQCDYASTVPGMMHACGHDGHTSSMLAIAKFYQEHREVIKGERRLLFQPAEEVTPGGAIHMIKDGALEGVDVIYGIHLWAPLPFGQVSSRAGAFMAAADEFTIEIIGLGGHGGMPHKGIDTIVVGASLVQSIQSIVSRSINPLHPSVISIGSFQAGTTNNVIAERCLMKGTVRSFDEESRYFIHERLKQVIDHTCQMYGAKCDFQLRIGYPAVINNEHEAERFFRVAEPMLGEGNAVRGDEMMVAEDFSYYLDKVPGCFMMVGAGNGETSTSYSHHHPKFDFEEGAMLKSAELLIRLAEDYVSEP; encoded by the coding sequence ATGTTGACCAGTGTCTATACGTTAGAAAAGCTGCAACATCTTTATCCAGAGATGGTGCAGTGGCGGAGATACCTCCATCAGCATCCTGAACTATCCTTCCAAGAGGAGAAAACCTCAAGATGGATCGCAGGGAAGCTGGCGGAATTCGGCTGCGAGTTTGAGGAAGGTGTAGGCGGATATGGAATCGTTGTGACGATAAAAGGCGAACAGCCTGGGCCAGTCGTGGCTCTGCGCGCCGACATCGATGCGTTGCCGATTCAAGATGAGAAGCAGTGTGATTATGCGTCAACAGTGCCCGGAATGATGCATGCTTGCGGGCACGATGGCCATACGTCGTCGATGCTGGCGATAGCTAAGTTTTATCAGGAGCATCGCGAAGTAATCAAAGGCGAGCGGAGGCTGTTGTTTCAGCCTGCTGAGGAAGTGACGCCGGGCGGTGCCATTCATATGATAAAGGACGGCGCGCTTGAAGGCGTGGATGTTATCTATGGCATTCATCTGTGGGCTCCGCTCCCATTTGGGCAAGTATCGTCAAGAGCTGGCGCTTTCATGGCCGCAGCCGATGAATTTACAATTGAAATTATCGGGCTGGGCGGACATGGTGGCATGCCGCATAAAGGAATTGATACGATTGTAGTCGGGGCCTCTCTCGTTCAGTCGATTCAATCGATTGTTAGCCGGAGCATCAACCCGCTGCATCCGTCGGTTATTTCTATAGGATCTTTTCAAGCGGGAACGACGAATAACGTCATTGCCGAACGGTGTTTAATGAAAGGCACGGTTCGTTCATTCGATGAGGAAAGCCGTTATTTTATTCATGAGCGATTGAAGCAAGTAATTGATCATACCTGCCAAATGTACGGAGCCAAATGCGACTTCCAGCTTCGCATTGGCTATCCTGCCGTTATCAATAATGAGCATGAAGCGGAACGTTTTTTCCGTGTAGCTGAGCCGATGCTGGGAGAGGGCAATGCGGTGCGGGGCGATGAAATGATGGTAGCCGAAGATTTTTCCTACTACTTGGACAAGGTTCCCGGCTGCTTTATGATGGTAGGAGCGGGCAATGGCGAGACGTCCACCAGCTATTCCCATCACCATCCTAAGTTCGATTTCGAAGAAGGCGCGATGCTTAAATCCGCAGAGCTGCTTATACGGTTGGCTGAGGATTATGTGTCAGAGCCATAG
- the cax gene encoding calcium/proton exchanger: protein MRRKLFFTGLIVMFAFSAIAHFAHLDMTLQFAVSAIAIVFAAGFLGQATESVAHYAGQRLGGFLNATFGNAAELIIAFFLVKEGLFDMVKASITGSIIGNLLLVLGLSLLAGGLKYKQQHFNHQLAQHNSTLMILAVIGLFVPAIFVGAEHFSLEKDHFLSLTVASILILAYVLWLLFSMVTHKQMLADNEMSNDHGDEPAWSKGRSVLMLVVATVMVAFISEWLVHTLDTFTTRFGLSELFVGAFIIAIVGNAAEHSAAIMLAMRNKIGAAVEIAIGSSLQIALFVAPVLIIASAIMGKTMDIIFTPIELTAIAVSVFIAKSVSGDGQTNWYEGALLLMVYCILGIAFYLV, encoded by the coding sequence GTGAGACGGAAGCTGTTTTTCACCGGATTAATCGTCATGTTTGCCTTCAGTGCAATCGCTCATTTCGCCCATCTAGACATGACGCTGCAATTTGCTGTTTCCGCTATAGCGATTGTATTTGCAGCGGGCTTTCTCGGGCAAGCAACCGAGAGCGTCGCCCATTATGCTGGCCAGCGGCTCGGCGGCTTCCTTAATGCGACCTTCGGCAACGCAGCCGAGCTGATTATCGCCTTTTTCCTCGTCAAGGAAGGTCTGTTCGACATGGTAAAAGCGAGCATAACTGGCTCCATTATCGGCAACCTGCTGCTTGTCCTCGGGCTCAGCCTGCTCGCAGGTGGACTCAAATACAAACAGCAGCATTTCAATCATCAGCTAGCTCAGCATAACTCAACCTTGATGATTCTCGCTGTCATCGGCTTGTTCGTACCGGCGATATTTGTTGGAGCCGAGCATTTCTCGCTGGAGAAGGATCATTTCCTCAGCCTGACCGTGGCCAGCATTTTGATCTTGGCGTATGTGCTTTGGCTGCTGTTCTCGATGGTGACGCACAAGCAGATGCTTGCAGACAACGAAATGAGCAATGACCATGGCGACGAGCCTGCCTGGTCTAAGGGCCGCTCCGTCCTCATGCTCGTTGTAGCCACCGTGATGGTCGCTTTTATTAGCGAATGGCTGGTCCACACGCTGGATACGTTTACAACGCGTTTTGGGCTGTCTGAGCTGTTTGTCGGCGCATTCATCATAGCCATTGTCGGCAATGCCGCAGAGCACAGTGCAGCCATTATGCTGGCGATGAGGAATAAAATCGGTGCGGCCGTCGAAATTGCTATCGGAAGCAGCTTGCAAATCGCCCTGTTCGTCGCCCCCGTGCTCATTATCGCCAGCGCAATAATGGGCAAGACGATGGACATTATTTTTACACCGATTGAGCTGACCGCTATCGCGGTATCTGTCTTTATAGCGAAGTCGGTAT
- a CDS encoding YugN family protein, producing the protein MIIENTGLNGVQSELFHLDESAEKLGFVRWQWEYYRATYDLKLEDKATNAEYFLRINTRAVEGKLESPHAVLAIEAVYIGRATFPHGMEYESPVPQPILNTATQRLQQLKQLLD; encoded by the coding sequence ATGATTATTGAGAATACCGGTTTGAACGGTGTTCAGAGCGAGCTGTTCCATTTGGATGAATCAGCAGAAAAGCTCGGCTTCGTTCGTTGGCAGTGGGAATACTACCGCGCTACATATGATTTGAAACTGGAAGATAAGGCTACGAACGCTGAATACTTTTTGCGCATCAACACGCGTGCCGTTGAAGGAAAGCTTGAATCTCCACATGCTGTACTTGCAATTGAAGCCGTATACATTGGCAGAGCAACGTTCCCGCATGGTATGGAGTATGAATCTCCGGTGCCACAGCCCATTTTGAACACAGCTACGCAGCGATTGCAGCAACTAAAGCAATTGCTTGACTAG
- the ftsW gene encoding putative lipid II flippase FtsW — translation MSKTQNGSRGRPDFLLLIFTLLLVGFGLVMVFSASSSIALYSPKYLNDPLYFVKKQAVFAAAGVFFMLIMMNIRYEFYKKSFLLFFIPVIILLAIVPFVSDNINGAHSWLKIGPLTIQPTEPAKLALILYLGALISKKGEKFRDFKKGLVPVILVTGFICFLIMQQPDLGSCIVLAGCATIMIMAGGANLKQVFVTGGLMGLVLSVVVSISMAFSPAKWSYRIARFTAFLDPVADKQDTGLQLVSSLQALGHGGLTGAGFGESVQKLHYLTYAYNDFIFAIIAEEFGFIGASLFILFFLAFLWRGLIVALRCSDQYGTIIGVGIIGLFSIQAFINIGGVTGAIPLTGVTLPFISYGGSSLMACLMCIGVLLSISREANRNAKPKNKRQN, via the coding sequence ATGAGCAAAACGCAAAACGGCAGCCGTGGCAGGCCAGATTTTCTGCTTCTTATTTTCACGCTTCTGCTCGTCGGTTTTGGGCTCGTGATGGTATTCAGCGCGAGCTCAAGCATTGCCTTGTATTCACCAAAGTATTTGAATGATCCGCTTTATTTTGTTAAAAAACAGGCTGTTTTTGCAGCAGCAGGCGTATTTTTCATGCTCATCATGATGAATATTCGTTACGAATTTTATAAGAAGTCTTTTTTGCTTTTCTTTATTCCTGTCATTATCTTACTTGCAATTGTTCCTTTTGTGAGTGATAACATTAACGGTGCACACAGCTGGCTAAAAATAGGGCCCCTAACTATACAGCCAACGGAGCCCGCAAAGCTCGCGCTTATTTTGTACTTGGGAGCACTCATATCCAAAAAAGGTGAGAAATTCCGCGACTTCAAAAAAGGTCTCGTTCCCGTCATTCTTGTTACAGGCTTTATCTGCTTCCTTATTATGCAGCAGCCGGATTTGGGCTCCTGTATCGTACTCGCAGGCTGCGCAACCATTATGATTATGGCTGGCGGCGCAAATCTGAAGCAGGTATTCGTAACCGGCGGATTAATGGGGCTTGTGCTTTCGGTTGTAGTCAGCATTTCTATGGCATTCAGCCCGGCAAAGTGGTCTTATCGTATTGCCCGCTTTACCGCGTTTTTGGATCCTGTGGCAGACAAGCAGGATACGGGGCTTCAGCTCGTTTCCTCTTTACAGGCTTTAGGGCATGGCGGCTTGACCGGAGCTGGCTTTGGCGAAAGTGTACAAAAGCTGCATTATTTAACCTATGCGTATAATGATTTTATATTTGCCATTATCGCGGAGGAATTCGGTTTTATTGGAGCCTCGCTTTTTATTTTATTTTTCCTTGCTTTTTTATGGCGCGGCCTGATCGTCGCTTTGCGCTGCTCGGATCAATACGGCACCATTATCGGCGTCGGCATTATAGGGCTGTTCAGCATTCAGGCATTCATAAACATCGGCGGCGTAACAGGCGCTATACCTCTGACCGGGGTAACGCTCCCTTTCATAAGCTATGGCGGATCATCGCTTATGGCCTGTCTCATGTGTATTGGCGTATTGCTTAGCATTTCACGAGAAGCGAATCGCAATGCAAAACCGAAAAACAAACGTCAAAACTAA
- a CDS encoding Asp23/Gls24 family envelope stress response protein, with product MTEDLKTGIIRISDDVVATIAGLAALETPGIAAMSGGISEGLAKRLSGKNVQKGVSVEVGQLEAAIDLRIIVHYGIPIQEVCRQLQLNVRETVSNMTGLQVVEVNVKVEGVVFKEEEVFEEAAAPRIK from the coding sequence ATGACCGAGGACCTTAAAACAGGCATTATTCGTATTTCTGATGACGTAGTAGCAACAATCGCGGGACTCGCCGCACTTGAGACTCCAGGTATAGCAGCCATGTCTGGCGGGATTTCCGAAGGGCTTGCAAAACGCCTAAGCGGGAAGAACGTACAGAAGGGTGTTTCCGTGGAAGTCGGACAGCTCGAGGCCGCAATTGATTTGCGTATTATCGTTCACTATGGCATTCCTATTCAGGAAGTATGCCGTCAGCTGCAGCTTAACGTAAGGGAAACGGTATCGAACATGACTGGTCTTCAAGTCGTTGAAGTGAATGTGAAAGTAGAAGGCGTTGTGTTTAAGGAAGAAGAAGTTTTTGAAGAAGCAGCGGCTCCGCGTATAAAATAA